A stretch of the Acidobacteriota bacterium genome encodes the following:
- the sfsA gene encoding DNA/RNA nuclease SfsA, whose product MQNSKVSFMFQQPMRKASFVKRLNRFSGLIKDVKEIKKVHIPNSGRLNEILKKNAICYYLPKKGNKTEGVLHLVKNNSMLISIDSRIPNHLIYSFYSNRKNSKKFKAVLKEKKFGKSRFDIQIKDHDTDTFVEIKSVSLVKNQIALFPDGVTERGKKHLRELISLKEQGMGAKIYFVIQREDVEYFSSNDEVDPEFGELLREAMKKGVEIKALKCRVNLKEISLHEEIPVIF is encoded by the coding sequence ATGCAAAATTCCAAAGTATCTTTCATGTTCCAACAACCTATGAGAAAAGCTTCTTTTGTTAAAAGGCTTAATAGATTTTCTGGATTGATAAAGGATGTAAAAGAAATTAAAAAAGTTCATATCCCCAATTCTGGAAGATTGAATGAAATCCTAAAGAAAAATGCAATCTGTTATTATTTGCCTAAAAAAGGCAATAAAACAGAGGGTGTACTTCATCTTGTAAAAAACAATTCAATGCTAATATCAATCGATTCAAGAATTCCCAATCATTTAATTTATAGCTTTTATTCAAACAGAAAAAATTCCAAGAAGTTTAAAGCCGTATTAAAGGAAAAGAAATTTGGTAAATCAAGGTTTGACATTCAGATTAAAGACCATGATACAGATACTTTTGTCGAGATAAAATCAGTTTCTCTTGTAAAAAACCAAATCGCATTATTTCCAGATGGAGTAACTGAAAGAGGAAAGAAACACCTGAGAGAATTAATTTCTCTAAAAGAACAGGGGATGGGAGCTAAGATCTATTTTGTAATACAGAGAGAAGATGTTGAATATTTTTCCTCAAACGATGAAGTTGACCCTGAATTTGGGGAACTCCTGAGAGAAGCTATGAAGAAAGGTGTGGAAATTAAAGCACTAAAATGCAGAGTAAATTTAAAAGAAATCTCTCTCCATGAAGAAATTCCTGTAATTTTCTAA